Proteins from a genomic interval of Stenotrophomonas maltophilia R551-3:
- a CDS encoding TetR/AcrR family transcriptional regulator, with protein sequence MRPATARPRRDLHHALAATLVSHPRCTLSELARGAGISRATLYRFAPTREAIDEALFAAGFERLEAAASWFDKGADAQHVLEQVTTTLLADWELVTLVFARMMEEQQRQGDLHLLPERWAPIGDRFEAFFLDGQKAGVFNVEFSAVWLADFYWTCFYGITWSLARGRMAPASAASTLLASFRHGAMKG encoded by the coding sequence ATGCGACCCGCCACCGCCCGCCCACGCCGCGACCTGCACCACGCCCTGGCGGCCACCCTGGTCAGTCATCCGCGCTGCACGCTCAGCGAGCTGGCGAGGGGGGCCGGCATCAGTCGCGCCACCCTGTACCGGTTCGCGCCGACCCGCGAGGCGATCGACGAGGCGTTGTTCGCCGCGGGCTTCGAGCGCCTGGAGGCAGCGGCCAGCTGGTTCGACAAGGGCGCTGATGCGCAGCACGTGCTGGAGCAGGTCACCACCACGCTGCTCGCCGATTGGGAGCTGGTGACCCTGGTGTTCGCGAGGATGATGGAAGAGCAGCAGCGGCAGGGTGACCTGCATCTGCTGCCAGAGCGCTGGGCACCGATCGGCGATCGCTTCGAGGCGTTTTTCCTGGATGGCCAGAAGGCCGGTGTGTTCAACGTCGAGTTCAGCGCGGTGTGGCTGGCGGACTTTTACTGGACCTGCTTCTACGGCATCACCTGGTCGCTTGCGCGCGGTCGCATGGCACCGGCATCTGCAGCGTCCACGCTGCTGGCCTCGTTCCGTCATGGTGCGATGAAAGGGTGA
- a CDS encoding helix-turn-helix domain-containing protein encodes MDRIPQLLDQDESMRLEVSTLAEGQGVPLSFGHAYLAVLVCVSGRARFALNFREVAMQRHDVLVLAEDTLALLRQRSRGFLAVVCLMPKALASEVAYVLPNALFQFLHEQPHCRPSALDLPLLQGWLQLMMDAQHNGGRHRHVMLRNLLQSFFLKMATLLPKQKRVPAQVSRRERLAWNFWELVGQRSTRQRDVQSYAEALCITPFYLSQLTRECFDETPKALIDRQVVLEIKALLTYSELPIGRIADRLQFEDASYLCRYFRRHTGQSLTGYRRAGQGGTSAIRTAAPALRPADPR; translated from the coding sequence ATGGACCGCATACCCCAGCTTCTGGATCAGGACGAATCCATGCGCCTGGAGGTCAGCACGCTGGCCGAGGGGCAGGGCGTCCCGTTGTCGTTCGGCCACGCCTATCTGGCGGTACTGGTATGCGTATCGGGGCGCGCACGCTTTGCACTGAACTTCCGCGAGGTGGCGATGCAACGGCACGATGTGCTGGTGCTGGCCGAGGACACGCTGGCGCTGCTGCGGCAGCGCTCACGCGGCTTTCTGGCCGTGGTCTGCCTGATGCCCAAGGCGCTGGCGTCGGAGGTGGCTTATGTACTGCCCAATGCGCTGTTCCAGTTCCTGCACGAACAGCCGCACTGTCGGCCGTCAGCGCTGGATCTGCCGCTGCTGCAGGGCTGGCTGCAGCTGATGATGGACGCGCAGCACAACGGCGGACGGCACCGCCATGTGATGCTGCGCAATCTGCTGCAGAGCTTCTTCCTGAAGATGGCCACGCTGCTGCCGAAGCAGAAGCGGGTGCCGGCACAGGTCAGCCGGCGCGAGCGCCTGGCCTGGAACTTCTGGGAGCTGGTGGGCCAGCGCAGCACGCGCCAGCGTGACGTGCAGTCCTATGCGGAGGCGCTGTGCATCACCCCGTTCTATCTCTCGCAGCTCACCCGCGAATGTTTCGATGAAACGCCGAAGGCGTTGATCGACCGCCAGGTGGTGCTGGAGATCAAGGCGCTGCTTACGTACAGCGAATTGCCGATCGGACGCATTGCCGATCGCCTGCAGTTCGAGGATGCGTCGTACCTGTGCCGGTATTTCCGGCGGCATACCGGTCAATCGCTGACCGGCTACCGCCGAGCGGGGCAGGGCGGGACTAGTGCGATACGAACAGCGGCGCCGGCACTTCGGCCAGCAGATCCTCGGTGA
- a CDS encoding response regulator, whose product MRPGATTRDRWIWMTSAVLLGATIALELVVPLGYAVWLAYFLAVGVTVFQRSARAPFIVAVLACILLIVGYNVAPASSNSAFSFVNRSIGGGAFLMIALIVSRAIQARRQAMRALWLQEAENAVAMSLRGDLGPEQIADAAVTRLAEQLRADVGAVYRLEGGRLQLTGGMALPSGTPASLSLQEGLAGQVARDERIRHLHGDEAAVLELQTSLGRLPVRERILAPINSDGSVVGVIELGRARIGDQQGLDDELLERCAETIGMALRASLLRAQLVVLLEESQRQGEELQAQQEELRVANEELEEQSRSLLQSQSHLEEQQAELEQSNVQLEERTHELEAQKQALLVAQGQLVRNSNELAATSRYKSEFLANMSHELRTPLNSSLILAKLLADNKDGTLTEEQVKYARAILSSNNDLLALINDILDLSRIEAGHVELADEVVVVDSVLQRLRETFEPMARQKGLALEIEADALAPTQLVADNQRLQQILKNLLANALKFTEHGKVSLHVRAGGNGRVRFDVCDTGIGIAREQLPVIFEAFRQADGSTRRRYGGTGLGLSISRDLAERMGGSIQVDSEPGRGSCFILELPLQGAPASQALPAMATEAVPLPVAAPAPARVVAAPAAVPPAAVSMAVASVADDRGRRQRAGRLILAVEDDTTFAEALVSLAHELDFDCVVASTAEEALALAAELRPNGILLDIGLPDVSGLSVLERLKRNPDTRHIPVHVVSAMDRSQVARELGAIGFAIKPTTRERLAAAIEQLEQTSRRDVRRLLIVEDDSELRRNLELLLGREQLQIVAVGTLAGALEQLSTVTFDCMVMDLSLPDGSGYDLLEHMASNDDVGFPPVIVYTGRALSREEEQRLRRYSKSIIIKGARSPERLLDEVTLFLHSVEASLPSDQQRLLREARRRDTVLDGRTVLLAEDDVRNIFALSSVLEPLGVTLEIARNGQEAVDRLAEREVDLVLMDIMMPEKDGLAAMREIRAQRHLQDLPIIALTAKAMPDDRERCLQAGANDYIAKPIDVDKLVSLCRVWCSRQ is encoded by the coding sequence ATGCGTCCTGGTGCGACCACGCGTGACCGCTGGATCTGGATGACCTCTGCTGTGCTGCTGGGCGCGACCATTGCACTGGAGCTGGTGGTGCCGCTGGGCTACGCGGTATGGCTGGCTTACTTCCTTGCCGTGGGCGTGACGGTGTTCCAGCGCAGTGCGCGGGCTCCATTCATCGTGGCGGTGCTCGCCTGCATTCTGTTGATTGTCGGCTATAACGTTGCACCGGCCAGCTCGAACTCGGCATTCTCGTTTGTCAATCGCAGCATCGGCGGCGGCGCATTCCTGATGATCGCGCTGATTGTTTCCCGAGCGATCCAGGCCCGGCGCCAGGCGATGCGGGCGTTGTGGCTGCAGGAAGCCGAGAATGCAGTGGCGATGAGCCTGCGCGGCGACCTGGGCCCGGAGCAGATCGCCGACGCGGCGGTGACCCGCCTGGCGGAGCAGCTGCGCGCCGACGTAGGGGCGGTCTATCGGCTGGAGGGCGGACGGCTGCAGCTCACCGGTGGCATGGCGCTGCCATCCGGCACACCCGCCTCGTTGTCGTTGCAGGAAGGGCTGGCCGGGCAGGTCGCGCGTGATGAGCGCATCCGTCACCTGCACGGCGACGAGGCAGCTGTGCTCGAACTGCAGACCAGCCTGGGCCGGTTGCCGGTGCGCGAACGCATCCTGGCGCCGATCAACAGCGATGGCAGCGTGGTGGGTGTCATCGAGCTGGGCCGGGCGCGCATCGGTGACCAGCAGGGCCTGGACGACGAACTGCTGGAGCGCTGCGCCGAGACCATCGGCATGGCCCTGCGCGCGTCATTGCTGAGGGCGCAGCTGGTGGTCCTGCTGGAAGAATCGCAGCGTCAGGGCGAAGAACTGCAGGCCCAGCAGGAAGAGCTGCGCGTGGCCAACGAGGAGCTGGAAGAGCAGAGCCGCAGCCTGTTGCAGTCGCAGAGCCATCTGGAAGAGCAGCAAGCCGAGCTGGAGCAGAGCAATGTCCAGCTGGAAGAGCGTACCCATGAACTGGAGGCACAGAAGCAGGCGCTGCTGGTTGCGCAGGGGCAGTTGGTCCGCAACAGCAATGAGCTGGCTGCCACCTCGCGTTACAAGTCCGAGTTCCTCGCCAACATGTCGCACGAGCTGCGCACGCCACTGAACAGCTCGCTGATCCTGGCCAAGCTGCTGGCTGACAACAAGGACGGCACGCTGACCGAAGAGCAGGTGAAGTATGCCCGCGCGATCCTGTCGTCCAATAATGACCTGCTGGCGCTGATCAACGACATCCTCGATCTGTCGCGCATCGAGGCCGGTCATGTCGAGCTGGCCGATGAAGTGGTGGTGGTCGACAGTGTGCTGCAACGCCTGCGCGAGACCTTCGAGCCGATGGCACGACAGAAGGGCCTGGCGCTGGAGATCGAGGCCGATGCGCTGGCACCGACCCAACTGGTGGCCGACAACCAGCGCCTGCAGCAGATCCTGAAGAACCTGCTGGCCAATGCCCTGAAGTTCACCGAGCACGGCAAGGTCAGCCTGCACGTGCGCGCTGGCGGCAATGGGCGCGTGCGTTTCGATGTCTGCGATACCGGCATCGGCATTGCCCGCGAGCAGCTGCCGGTCATCTTCGAGGCGTTCCGCCAGGCCGATGGCAGCACGCGTCGCCGCTACGGCGGCACCGGCCTGGGCCTGTCGATCTCGCGCGACCTGGCCGAGCGCATGGGCGGCAGCATCCAGGTTGACAGCGAGCCGGGACGCGGCAGCTGCTTCATCCTTGAGCTGCCGCTGCAGGGTGCGCCGGCGTCCCAAGCTCTCCCGGCGATGGCGACGGAAGCTGTTCCGTTGCCAGTGGCAGCACCGGCGCCCGCTCGTGTTGTGGCTGCGCCTGCGGCTGTGCCCCCCGCTGCTGTGTCGATGGCAGTTGCAAGCGTGGCGGATGACCGGGGCCGGCGCCAGCGCGCCGGTCGGCTGATCCTCGCAGTGGAGGATGACACCACCTTCGCCGAGGCGCTCGTGTCACTGGCCCATGAGCTGGACTTCGACTGCGTGGTAGCCAGTACGGCCGAAGAGGCCCTGGCGCTGGCCGCCGAGCTGCGTCCGAACGGCATCCTGCTCGATATCGGCCTGCCCGACGTTTCCGGTCTGAGCGTGCTGGAGCGGCTGAAGCGCAATCCGGACACGCGCCACATCCCGGTGCATGTGGTTTCGGCGATGGATCGCAGCCAGGTCGCGCGCGAGTTGGGCGCGATCGGCTTCGCGATCAAGCCGACCACACGTGAGCGACTGGCAGCGGCCATCGAGCAGCTGGAACAGACCAGCCGGCGCGATGTGCGGCGCCTGCTGATCGTCGAGGACGACAGCGAGCTGCGCCGCAACCTGGAGCTGCTGCTGGGCCGCGAGCAACTGCAGATTGTCGCCGTCGGTACTCTCGCCGGCGCGCTGGAACAGCTCAGCACGGTTACCTTCGATTGCATGGTGATGGATCTGTCGTTGCCGGATGGCAGCGGTTACGACCTGCTCGAGCATATGGCCAGCAACGATGACGTCGGCTTCCCGCCGGTGATCGTCTACACCGGCCGTGCGCTCAGCCGCGAGGAAGAGCAGCGTCTGCGCCGTTACTCGAAGAGCATCATCATCAAGGGCGCGCGCTCCCCGGAGCGACTGCTGGACGAGGTGACCCTGTTCCTGCACAGCGTCGAGGCCAGCCTACCCAGCGACCAGCAGCGCCTGCTGCGCGAGGCACGCCGCCGCGATACCGTGCTCGATGGCCGTACCGTGCTGCTGGCCGAGGATGACGTGCGCAACATCTTCGCGCTGTCCAGCGTGCTCGAGCCGCTGGGCGTGACGTTGGAGATCGCGCGCAACGGCCAGGAGGCGGTGGATCGCCTGGCTGAGCGCGAGGTCGACCTGGTGCTGATGGACATCATGATGCCGGAGAAGGACGGCCTGGCCGCGATGCGCGAGATCCGCGCGCAGCGCCACTTGCAGGACCTGCCGATCATTGCGCTGACCGCCAAGGCCATGCCGGACGACCGCGAACGTTGCCTGCAGGCCGGTGCCAATGACTACATCGCCAAGCCGATCGATGTCGACAAGCTGGTCTCGCTGTGCCGGGTCTGGTGCTCGCGGCAATGA
- a CDS encoding dihydrodipicolinate synthase family protein translates to MFKGLSAFPLTPLSESNIDFRAFAGLVERLADSGVDSMGVLGSTGSYAYLEKRERKRVLREALAHAGGVPVIAGIGALRTRDVLELALDAEDAGAAGLLLAPVSYQPLKDHEVQALFETICAAVRTPICVYDNPGTTHFRFTDALHGRIAALPNIASIKIPRLADDPADAAARVAALRACVPAHVTLGVSGDASAVRGLLAGCDGWYSVTAGLFPEVALQITRAVGSGDAEGAIALSARLAPLWSLYDRFGGIRVMACSAALLGLCGEDCLPLPLQGLRDGEREEVATVLGGLGLR, encoded by the coding sequence ATGTTCAAAGGCCTCAGCGCGTTTCCACTTACGCCCCTCTCTGAATCCAACATCGACTTTCGGGCATTTGCGGGATTGGTCGAGCGCCTGGCCGATTCCGGAGTTGACTCGATGGGCGTGCTTGGCTCCACCGGCAGCTATGCCTATCTGGAGAAGCGTGAACGCAAGCGCGTGCTGCGCGAGGCCCTGGCCCACGCAGGAGGCGTACCGGTCATCGCTGGCATCGGCGCACTACGCACCCGGGATGTGCTGGAGCTGGCCCTGGATGCCGAAGATGCGGGTGCCGCAGGCCTGCTGCTCGCGCCCGTGTCCTACCAGCCCCTGAAGGATCATGAGGTGCAAGCGCTGTTTGAAACCATCTGTGCGGCGGTGCGCACGCCGATCTGCGTCTATGACAACCCAGGCACCACGCACTTCCGCTTCACCGATGCACTGCATGGCCGGATTGCCGCGCTGCCCAACATCGCTTCGATCAAGATTCCGCGCCTTGCTGATGATCCGGCCGATGCGGCCGCGCGTGTTGCGGCACTCCGTGCGTGCGTTCCCGCACATGTGACGTTGGGCGTCAGTGGTGACGCATCTGCGGTGCGTGGACTACTGGCGGGGTGCGATGGCTGGTATTCGGTGACCGCCGGGCTGTTCCCCGAGGTTGCGCTGCAGATCACGCGAGCCGTGGGTAGCGGCGATGCGGAGGGCGCTATTGCCCTGTCTGCGCGGCTGGCACCGCTTTGGTCACTGTACGACCGGTTCGGCGGGATTCGCGTCATGGCCTGCTCGGCGGCGCTGCTGGGGCTGTGCGGCGAGGACTGCCTGCCACTGCCGTTGCAGGGGCTGCGTGATGGCGAGCGGGAAGAGGTCGCGACGGTGCTGGGCGGGCTCGGGTTACGGTGA
- the amaB gene encoding L-piperidine-6-carboxylate dehydrogenase, giving the protein MSSELLKSLGLDAINAGTYLGNGEWSSATSGELITPVNPTTGEPIAQVRATTEAEYDTVVARAQEAFKVWRTTPAPRRGEAVRLCGEALRKHKDALGSLVALEMGKSKPEGDGEVQEMIDIADFAVGQSRMLYGYTMHSERPGHRMYEQYHPLGLVGIISAFNFPVAVWSWNAFLAAICGDVCIWKPSNKTPLTAIASMKICNDALREAGFPDIFFLINDAGTALSEKMVDDRRVPLISFTGSTQVGRTVNEKVARRLGRCLLELGGNNAIILDETADLKLAVPGIVFGAVGTAGQRCTTTRRLIVHRSIYADVLATLVKAYKQVEGKIGDPTDAANLMGPLNSDGAVQQFLDAIAQAKAAGGTIETGGTRIDRAGNFVLPAIVSGLKNSDAVVQHETFAPILYVMPYDTIDEAIDMQNGVPQGLSSSIFTANLKTAEKFLSAAGSDCGIANINIGTSGAEIGGAFGGEKDTGGGRESGSDAWKVYMRRQTNTINYSDSLPLAQGIKFDL; this is encoded by the coding sequence ATGTCTTCCGAGCTGCTCAAGTCCCTTGGCCTGGACGCGATCAACGCTGGCACGTACCTGGGCAACGGGGAGTGGTCGAGCGCGACCAGCGGTGAGCTGATCACCCCGGTCAACCCGACCACCGGCGAGCCGATCGCGCAGGTCCGCGCGACCACCGAGGCCGAGTACGACACCGTCGTCGCCCGCGCCCAGGAAGCCTTCAAGGTCTGGCGTACCACGCCGGCGCCGCGCCGCGGTGAAGCCGTGCGCCTGTGCGGTGAAGCACTGCGCAAACACAAGGACGCGCTGGGTTCGCTGGTCGCCCTGGAAATGGGCAAGAGCAAGCCGGAAGGCGATGGCGAGGTGCAGGAGATGATCGACATCGCCGATTTCGCCGTGGGCCAGAGCCGCATGCTGTACGGCTACACCATGCATTCCGAGCGCCCCGGCCACCGCATGTACGAGCAGTACCACCCGCTGGGCCTGGTCGGCATCATCTCGGCCTTCAACTTCCCGGTCGCGGTGTGGAGCTGGAATGCATTCCTGGCCGCCATCTGTGGCGACGTGTGCATCTGGAAGCCGTCCAACAAGACGCCGCTGACCGCCATCGCTTCGATGAAGATCTGCAACGACGCTCTTCGCGAAGCCGGTTTCCCGGACATCTTCTTCCTGATCAACGATGCCGGTACCGCGCTGTCGGAAAAGATGGTCGATGACCGTCGCGTGCCGCTGATCAGCTTCACCGGCTCGACCCAGGTTGGCCGCACCGTCAACGAGAAGGTCGCGCGTCGCCTCGGCCGCTGCCTGCTGGAGCTGGGTGGCAACAACGCCATCATCCTGGACGAAACCGCCGACCTGAAGCTGGCCGTGCCGGGCATCGTGTTCGGCGCGGTCGGTACCGCCGGCCAGCGCTGCACCACCACCCGCCGCCTGATCGTGCACCGCTCGATCTACGCCGACGTGCTGGCCACCCTGGTCAAGGCCTACAAGCAGGTGGAAGGCAAGATCGGCGACCCGACCGACGCCGCCAACCTGATGGGCCCGCTGAACAGCGATGGCGCCGTGCAGCAGTTCCTCGATGCCATCGCCCAGGCCAAGGCCGCCGGCGGCACCATCGAAACTGGTGGCACCCGCATCGATCGCGCTGGCAACTTCGTGCTGCCGGCGATTGTCTCCGGCCTGAAGAACAGCGACGCCGTGGTCCAGCATGAGACCTTCGCGCCGATCCTGTACGTGATGCCGTACGACACCATCGACGAAGCCATCGACATGCAGAACGGCGTGCCGCAGGGCTTGTCGTCCTCCATCTTCACCGCCAACCTGAAGACCGCCGAGAAGTTCCTGTCGGCGGCCGGCAGCGACTGCGGCATCGCCAACATCAACATCGGCACGTCCGGTGCGGAAATCGGCGGCGCGTTCGGTGGCGAGAAGGACACCGGCGGTGGCCGCGAGTCCGGCTCGGATGCATGGAAGGTCTACATGCGCCGCCAGACCAACACCATCAACTACTCCGATTCGCTGCCGCTGGCCCAGGGCATCAAGTTCGATCTGTGA
- a CDS encoding GNAT family N-acetyltransferase, translated as MQLHTERLILRPWRDTDAADLYEYARDPRVGPIAGWPVHTSVEESTEIIRTVFNQPEVYALQNREDGRAIGCVGILIGADSNFEISNREGEIAYWIGVPYWGRGLVPEAVREVMRHAFMQLELDALWCGYFADNLQSLSAQSKCGFQHHHTEVDKFNSFLGDYRTEHISRITREQWFALQAATPA; from the coding sequence ATGCAGCTGCACACTGAACGCCTGATCCTGCGCCCCTGGCGCGACACCGACGCCGCCGATCTGTACGAGTACGCCCGCGACCCGCGCGTGGGCCCCATCGCCGGCTGGCCGGTACACACCAGCGTCGAGGAAAGTACCGAAATCATCCGCACCGTCTTCAATCAGCCGGAGGTCTACGCACTGCAGAACCGCGAGGATGGCCGCGCCATCGGCTGCGTCGGCATCCTGATCGGCGCTGACAGCAATTTCGAGATCAGCAATCGAGAGGGTGAGATCGCCTACTGGATCGGCGTCCCGTACTGGGGCCGCGGGCTGGTCCCCGAAGCGGTGCGCGAAGTGATGCGACACGCCTTCATGCAGCTGGAACTGGACGCACTGTGGTGCGGCTACTTCGCTGACAACCTGCAATCGCTCAGCGCACAGAGCAAATGCGGTTTTCAGCATCACCATACCGAAGTGGACAAGTTCAACAGCTTTCTCGGCGACTACCGCACCGAGCACATCAGCCGCATCACCCGCGAGCAGTGGTTTGCCCTGCAGGCCGCCACACCGGCCTGA
- a CDS encoding two-component system sensor histidine kinase NtrB, which yields MDADASTTSVLTDPSRQLRLLIDSVRDHALYLLDPDGIVCSWNPGAERIKGYSADEVVGTHFGRFYLAADREAGEPQRLLRLAAQQGHVASEGWRVRRDGSSFRASVVIEPVVEAGELLGFVKITRDITEQWQAQRLLRDAQRALRNTQQFETVGRLSRGLSHEFNNLLTTIGNALDLLSLRVNGDDARAAELLDAAQTATDRGALLTRQLLAFSTGQTLIREPLDINALIRQWLPDLQRACPPTVVLDAQLAPGLPAINTDALQLQTALANLVANAADATLEGGRILIGTALEHRLDPDADSTLQRGYVTLSVCDEGHGMAADIAERATEPFFTTKDIGKGSGLGLSQVFGFTTQSGGFVDVSTTPGVGTTVSLLLPAMEEPAHDR from the coding sequence GTGGACGCTGATGCCTCTACGACGTCCGTGCTGACGGACCCTTCTCGCCAACTGCGACTGCTGATCGACAGCGTGCGCGACCATGCGCTGTACCTGCTTGATCCTGATGGCATCGTCTGCAGCTGGAACCCGGGCGCGGAGCGCATCAAGGGCTATTCAGCCGATGAAGTGGTCGGCACGCACTTTGGCCGTTTCTATCTGGCTGCCGATCGCGAAGCCGGGGAACCGCAGCGCTTGCTCCGCCTCGCAGCGCAGCAGGGCCACGTCGCCAGTGAAGGCTGGCGAGTGCGCCGCGATGGCTCGTCTTTCCGTGCCAGCGTGGTCATCGAGCCGGTCGTCGAAGCGGGCGAGCTACTCGGCTTCGTCAAGATCACCCGCGACATCACCGAGCAGTGGCAGGCACAGCGGTTGCTGCGTGATGCCCAGCGCGCGCTGCGCAATACCCAACAGTTCGAGACGGTCGGCCGCCTCAGCCGCGGGCTGTCGCACGAGTTCAATAATCTGCTGACCACCATCGGCAACGCACTGGACCTGCTGTCCCTGCGCGTGAACGGTGACGATGCGCGCGCCGCCGAGCTGCTTGATGCGGCGCAGACTGCGACCGATCGCGGTGCACTGCTGACCCGCCAGCTGTTGGCCTTCAGCACCGGGCAGACCCTGATCCGCGAACCACTGGATATCAATGCGCTGATACGGCAGTGGCTGCCGGACCTGCAACGCGCCTGCCCGCCCACGGTGGTGCTGGATGCGCAGCTTGCGCCCGGCCTGCCTGCGATCAACACCGATGCGCTGCAGCTGCAGACGGCGCTGGCCAATCTGGTCGCCAATGCCGCAGATGCTACCCTTGAAGGCGGCCGCATCCTGATCGGCACTGCACTGGAGCATCGCCTCGACCCGGATGCGGACTCCACGCTGCAACGTGGCTATGTCACCCTCAGCGTCTGCGACGAGGGCCATGGCATGGCCGCTGATATCGCCGAACGGGCAACCGAACCGTTCTTCACCACCAAGGACATCGGCAAAGGCAGCGGCCTGGGCCTGAGCCAGGTGTTCGGATTCACTACCCAGAGCGGCGGCTTCGTCGACGTGTCCACCACGCCCGGTGTCGGCACCACGGTCAGCCTGCTGCTTCCCGCAATGGAGGAACCTGCCCATGACCGATGA
- a CDS encoding GNAT family N-acetyltransferase, giving the protein MSVMKPSLCPVQPPHYATIADWLDSAEATQRWAGPGVPFPLPSERFAQVLELGLRPGWALLDEQGQCLGFGQYWMTDACTAHLGRIIVSPLARGRGLGRLLMQSLGEQALREDGMQRLTLRVYRDNAAAVALYRDLGFQQVGASSTPELLFMQHMAG; this is encoded by the coding sequence ATGAGCGTCATGAAGCCGAGCCTTTGCCCTGTCCAGCCTCCGCACTACGCCACCATCGCCGATTGGCTTGATTCCGCCGAGGCCACCCAGCGCTGGGCAGGCCCCGGTGTGCCGTTTCCCTTACCGTCGGAACGGTTCGCGCAGGTGCTCGAACTCGGGTTGCGGCCGGGCTGGGCGCTGCTGGACGAGCAGGGCCAGTGCCTTGGCTTTGGCCAGTACTGGATGACCGACGCCTGCACCGCACACCTGGGCCGCATCATTGTTTCGCCATTGGCGCGCGGGCGCGGCCTTGGCCGGCTGCTCATGCAGTCCCTGGGGGAACAGGCGCTGCGCGAAGACGGTATGCAACGCCTCACCCTGCGCGTCTATCGTGACAACGCAGCCGCCGTTGCCCTGTATCGCGACCTCGGTTTCCAGCAGGTCGGCGCGTCCTCGACGCCAGAACTTCTATTCATGCAGCACATGGCGGGCTGA
- a CDS encoding universal stress protein: MLHPLRDIAVLFDASDTGQRVLNIASHLAQAQQAHLVAVSTAQHPTDIANGFARGAGIAAALDHEARADAACTAQLMQNLRAVSEPLQISTELRIVSDYLGGADLALQSLYCDLIIAGYPHTPGAPSGWRPLGTLRQTGVPMLLVPPHWRGEQVGRRIVVAWNASKQARRAVADALPLLARAQAVHLLMVDTPKTEGAPGTEMAQHLARHGVEVEVQAINSSQGGIAATIRQHVLDAEADLLVLGPYSRSRVVERVLGGVTEDLLAEVPAPLFVSH; the protein is encoded by the coding sequence ATGCTGCATCCCCTACGCGATATCGCTGTGCTGTTCGATGCCAGCGACACCGGACAACGCGTACTGAACATCGCCTCCCACTTGGCGCAGGCACAGCAGGCGCATCTGGTCGCAGTGTCCACTGCCCAGCATCCCACCGACATCGCCAACGGGTTCGCGCGTGGCGCCGGCATTGCCGCAGCGCTCGATCATGAAGCGCGCGCCGACGCGGCCTGTACCGCGCAGTTGATGCAGAACCTGCGTGCCGTGTCCGAACCACTGCAGATCAGCACCGAGCTACGCATCGTTTCGGATTATCTGGGCGGTGCCGACCTGGCCCTGCAATCGCTGTACTGCGACCTGATCATCGCCGGCTATCCGCACACACCCGGCGCCCCCAGCGGCTGGCGGCCCCTGGGCACGCTGCGCCAGACCGGCGTGCCAATGCTGCTGGTGCCTCCACACTGGCGCGGTGAACAGGTCGGTCGTCGCATCGTGGTGGCCTGGAATGCCAGCAAACAGGCGCGTCGCGCGGTGGCCGATGCGCTGCCGCTGCTCGCCCGTGCACAGGCCGTGCACCTGCTGATGGTCGACACGCCCAAGACCGAAGGCGCACCCGGTACCGAGATGGCCCAGCATCTGGCGCGGCACGGCGTTGAAGTGGAAGTACAGGCGATCAACTCGAGCCAGGGCGGCATCGCCGCAACCATCCGCCAGCACGTGCTGGACGCCGAAGCCGATCTGCTGGTTCTGGGCCCCTACAGCCGCAGCCGGGTGGTGGAGCGCGTGCTTGGCGGGGTCACCGAGGATCTGCTGGCCGAAGTGCCGGCGCCGCTGTTCGTATCGCACTAG
- a CDS encoding response regulator — protein MTDDPIRVLMVEDQTDLREMIGLALRDFGIDVATTADAHEAAALLKGEARFDVVFSDISMPNGMSGIELSEHVARDQPQARMILSSGYARSQLPPLPEQVEFLPKPYRLRQLVELLKQA, from the coding sequence ATGACCGATGACCCGATCCGCGTATTGATGGTGGAGGATCAGACCGATCTTCGCGAAATGATCGGCCTGGCCCTGCGCGATTTCGGCATCGACGTGGCCACGACCGCCGATGCACACGAAGCGGCCGCCCTGTTGAAGGGTGAAGCACGCTTCGACGTGGTGTTCAGCGACATCAGCATGCCCAACGGCATGTCCGGCATCGAACTCAGCGAACACGTGGCGCGCGATCAACCGCAGGCGCGGATGATCCTGTCATCCGGCTACGCCCGCTCGCAGCTGCCGCCGCTACCCGAGCAGGTTGAGTTCCTGCCCAAGCCCTATCGCCTGCGCCAGCTGGTGGAGCTGTTGAAACAGGCGTGA